Part of the Myxocyprinus asiaticus isolate MX2 ecotype Aquarium Trade chromosome 17, UBuf_Myxa_2, whole genome shotgun sequence genome, tatatatatatatatatatatatatacactatattgccaaaagtattcgctcatctgcctttagacgcatatgaacttaagtgacatcccattcttaatccatagggtttagtatgacgtcggcccaccctttgcagctataacagcttcaactcttctgggaaggctttccacaaggtttgggagtgtgtttatgggaatttttgaccattcttccagaagcgcatttgtgaggtcagacactgatgttggacgagaaggcctggctcacggtcttcactctaattcatcccaaaggtgctctgtcgggttgaggtcaggactctgtgcaggccagtcaagttcttccacaccaaactcgctcatccatgtctttatggaccttgctttgtgcactggtgcgcagtcatgttggaacaggaaggggccatccccaaactgttcccacaaagttgggagcatggaattgtccaaaatctcttggtatgctgaagcattcagagttcctttcactggaactaaggggccaagcccagctcctgaaaaacaaccccacaccataatccccgctccaccaaacttcacagttggcacaatgctgtcagacaagtaccgttttCCTGGcgaccgccaaacccagactcgtccatcagattgccagatggagaagcgtgatttgtcactccagagaacgcgtctccactgctctagagtccagtggcggcgtgctttacaacactgcatccgacgctttgcattgcacttggtgatgtatggcttggatgcagctgctcggtcatggaaacccattccatgaagctctctacgcactgttcttgagctaatctgaaggccacatgaactttggaggtctgtagcgattgactctgcagaaagttggcgacctctgcgcactatgcgcctcagcatccgctgaccccgctctgtcattttacgtggcctaccacttcgtggctgagttgctgtcattcccaatcgcttccactttgttataataccactgacagttgactgtggaatatttagtagcgaggaaatttcacgactggacttgttgcacaggtggcatcctatcacagtaccacgctggaattcactgagctcctgagagcggcccattctttcacaaatgtttgtagaagcagtctgcatgcctaggtgcttcattttatacacctgtggccatggaagtgattggaacacctgaattcaattatttggatgggtgagcgaatacttttggcaatatagtgtatatatatatatatatatatatatatatatatatatatatatatatatatatatatatatatatatatatatatatatatatatatacacacacacacatacacacacacacacacacagtactgtgcaaaagttttaggcacttgtgaaaaatgttgcatagtgaggatgtcttcaaaaataatgacataaatagttttcatttatcagttaacatcatacaaagtccagtaaacataaaaaagctaaatcaacatttggtgtggccacctttgcctttaaaacagccccaattctccttgGTACACTTGGACACAGatgttcttggttgttggcagatgggatgttccaagcttcttggagaatttgccacagttcctatgtctatttaggctgtctcaattgcttctgtctcttcatttaatcccagactgacttgatgttcagtgggaggctttgtgggggcaatgccatctcttgcagagtgccctgttcttatattctaatcttttctatttgcaaaagtaatgtttgggagtctaacatttatatttcctattgacacactaaagctgaagatataaataaccatcttaagacaaattattttgtgaaacatcttttgtgactaaaacttttgcacagtactgtacacacacacacacacacacacacacacacaaacacacatatatatatatatatatatatatatatattcacattattctCAATTAGGAttatttatataatgtaatacagtaaaaagcaGTTAaacaaaaatgctgtaaaaataaaaaaaatacagtaatttttttgtacaaataattgtaattaaattgtgttgacattatttttatgaaaattttcTCAAATTCTTTACCATAATCACCATAATTACTCCAGATATTGTATTTTGAGGGTTTTCTTttaatatatcttatatattatcttatatatattatataatatatatatatatatatattattctcaaTAAggattttcatttaaaacaatgctttaaaaaatatttttatttaaatcagcataaattaaaggcagtacaacaaacaaTTCTTGTgatgtaaaaatacaatttaattaatgcACCATTgtttattacagtaataaatacatgattatttctactttatttaattcatgacagttacaattattttaatctgtttctcatatcgtttctgaagatatagattaaactactggagttttatggattatttttatgctgcctttatgtgttttttggagtttcaaagttctggccaccatttacttgcattgaatggacctacagagctgagatattcttctaaaatcttcatttgtgttcagcagaagaaagaaagtcatacacatctgggatggcatgagggtgaggaaatgatgagagaattttcatttttgggtgaacttttcctttaagaaacAACTGTTTGTCATGAGCCTcaataacaaatacaaataaaataaatgatcaaaaaataaatataaatgctaAAACTTCAATCTTTGGATGTCAGTGACATATCTGTGTCCTTTTCACAGTTTTTTGAAAAGGTCACCACTTGAAACAGCGATCTAAAGGGTAGAAATTGTCTAAAAGGCCTTTTATTGAGGTCTCCGCTAGATGTCAAGATCATCAGGCCTTGCGCGACTACTCGCTCGACTACTAGGTCGAGGTTCAAGCTCCTTGAGCAGCAGCAGATCTTTTCCCAGAGTTACTTTCTCAGGGTATGGAAAGCACTGTGTGTGGCAGTAGTCCCTCTGACCCAACTGGTTCTGTTCTGTGCTAAAATTTGTCCAGTTCTGCTCATTGGCTTGCTTGTCGTAATTGTCAGAAGAGTTGGACTTATCGCCTGTATCTAGATTGTACCTGAGATTAGGGACAGGGGCCGAAGAGTCGGTGTAATACCTGTAGCTATACAGGTTTCTCGGACAAGTCTTGATATTAGAAGCACTGTCAAAGTTTTTCTCTGTCTCCTTGATTTGGTCTTTCATCCTCTtgaaaatcacataaaaaaacTCAAAGACGTTGAGCGCTAGAGAAACCAGTGACACAACCAGCATGAAGATGATAAAAATGGTCTTCTCTGTAGGACGAGACAGGAAGCAGTCCACTTTATGGGGACAGGGGAACATTTGACACGTATAAACGGCAGACAGCTTGAACCCATAGAGATGCCACTGTATCAACAGGAAACCAACTTCAAATACTGACTTCAATACGATGCTCACTATATAGGTGTAAAATATCCCGCCTCTCATCTTGACCTTCCCATGATCTTCCAACCCGTACTTGAACTTCTTTGTTTCGATCTTCCTTAGAAGAACATCGACATCTCCACCTTTGCTCTGGATGTCTTTAAGTTTCTCCTCTTTCATGTTCAACTTCTCCTCCTTGTGCATAAGGAACACAACATGGCTGAGGTACAGGAGGGTTGGCATGGACACAAATATGATCTGGAGAACCCAGAAGCGCACATGGGAGATGGGGAACGATTTGTCATAGCACACGTTCTTACAGCCAGGCTGCTTCGTGTTGCACTTGAACGCCGACTGCTCGTCTCCCCAGGCCGACTCCACCGCCGTTCCCAACAGCAGGATCCGGAAGATGAAGAGGACAGAGAGCCAGACTTTGCCTCCCACTGTGGAGTATGCCTGGACCTTGTCAAGAAGTTTCCCCAGCACGCTCCAGTCACCCATGATTAAAGATATTCTGTATTAAACAACCGAGGACCAACCTTCAAGCTGACAGAGAGAGTAAATTTATTGAGTATTATAAACAGAAGATCTCTGGTGATAAATCTCAACACAACCGAGAGGTCTTTTCTGTCCATATTACTGCCCAATAATACAGCAGAACTCTTTGACACATATTCAGATATGTTCATGATGGATCAATCTCTGCTCTGAAAAGTCAAGCTATTCACCAGAGATTTAAccccaaaaatattttgatcttcaGAAATACAGTATAGCTAATATGGCTAAAAACAtaagcatttaaagggatagttcaccctataCAATGAAAGTTTTGTAATCATacactcatccttatgttgttccaaaccctgtattactttatttcttatgtagaacacaaaaagagctGTTATGGAAAatgagagcctcagtcaccattcacattcattgcagcttttccatacaataaaagtgaatggtgactgaggctgtcagtccctaacaatcTGTCTATCATCTCCTATGTATTCCATGCtagaaataaattaatacggtttggaacaacatgagggagagtcaATGATGACAAGAATGTTCttatttggttgaactatcctttcAAAGACAAAACATCTCAAATACGGCATATACGTGCAgtttataaaacaaaaagattTAACATCTCTTTAATCAGTGTTGACTCTTCAAGTCCTTGCAAATATGTCTGAGGAACAAACTCCACCCCCTCTTTTGAATTTTTAGGGAAATGGTTACAAACATTAGCAACAAATGACAGTTTTTATACTAGAAAGGAAACTCTGAGAAGCATCTCTCTAATCCGTGTTGACTATTCAGTCCCTGTAAATATAGCCAATCTTACCTGGGATCTTCTTCTAAATGCCAAGCACCTTGTCAGTCACGGTAACTGTCTGTAAAACATTTCAATTTAACATTCCTCAAAAACAAGCATATTCGGTGTAAAATGAACGTTTCCCACAGTGAATGTGCCCTCATCCATCCGTCGGAGGGACTGAGTCAGAAGGGGGGGTATAAGGTCAGCTGACTCAAACTTTAGACTTCCAGAAGTTCTCTATCTCCGTTACGTTTTTGAGAGAAAATATCTTGGAATAACGGGAGTGTAGGAAAAGTGGAAATACCGCCATCTGGCGTAGAAGTATAGctcaaattaataaaacaaaattatgaaaaaacgaAAACACTCATTCAGTATTTTGCGATGTGTCACCTGTGCTTGAAGTGGCGCAGTACGCAGCGGTAcacagtacctgcacttctataattCTCTACTCCACAGAGTACTCTACTCCCGgtacgatgtaatgtctttatttaatgtaagtcagtgatttgatgcgGCCCGCCAATCACTGATCTGACCTTCCAaataattttgataaaatcgcGGTAAACATCAGAACGCTGTCTTAGTTCGCAAtgacatactaccatactattactatttctgccatagacagatataagagtagtatgccattccgaactcagtgGCTCTATGagcaaaactcagcggtgagtttaacaacactcaacaagTGCAACAGCATCGGCGCTCGTCAAGCGATCTGTTGTCTAGTTCCGGAGGAGCGcgcgtgtttaagcttgtctggacatATTTCAATTTcacttttctccaaaacatgaaccagcaacttttggaTGAGCACATTTTATTGTCTTATTCACTCagatgtatttatgcaaattgcttagctgcAGGATGCAGTCACAACTACAGACGTAaaaagcacctattatggtttttaaacgtgcctaattttgttttaaaggtctcctataacagatttacatgcatccaaggtcaaaaaacactttaatttgctcataatttaaattgcagcgttACCTTTTTTACCCAGTGTCAAAAaggactcgttcaatgatccctCCTAAAggattctaaactcctcctttcagagagcctactctgctctgattggtcagatgtcccagtctgttgtgattggtctaccacttagtgtagtgtttgatggctggtcaaagctgttcgcgagcagccaatgaagaccagaggcgggtttttgttaccaaattacgtaggttagtacaggaagtaagtctggaattactaacgactcgtttcaggtgttcagaatcggttctttcttttgggagtcaataactccatttgtcgtgcactttgattttttaaactttgcagacttttttacatttacaaacagctatataacacactacatgaaaggtaatatttgaaaaaacataataggcgctttaaaaaaaaaaaaaaaaggctgtccttttctgcatattgcggcaCCGTTTTGCAGctctcttcagccagtcgcggcccgtttcgcggccggcccaccgggaaaagtcccggttctccctatggctagTCCACCCCTGCTATTAcaggatatacaggtgcatctcaataaattagaatgttgtggaaaagttcatttatttcagtaattcaactcaaattgtgaaattcgtgtattaaataaattcaatgcacacagactgaagtagtttaagtctttggttcttttaattgtgatgattttagctcacatttaacaaaaacccaccaattcactatctcaacaaattagaatatggtgacatgccaatcagctaatcaactcaaaacacctgcaaaggtttcctgagccttcaaaatggtctctcagtttggttcactaggctacacaatcatggggaagactgctgatctgacagttgtccagaagacaatcattgacacccttcacaaggagggtaagccacaaacattcattgccaaagaagctggctgttcacagagtgctgtgtccaagcatgttaacagaaagttgagtggaaggaaaaagtgtggaagaaaaagatgcacaaccaaccaagagaaccgcagccttatgattgtcaagcaaaatcgattcaagaatttgggtgaacttcacaaggaatggactgaggctggggtcaaggcatcaagagccaccacacacagacatgtcaaggaatttggctacggttgtcgtattcctcttgttaagccactcctgaaccacagacaacgtcaaaggcgtcttacctgggctaaggagaagaagaactagactgttgcccagtgttccaaagtcctcttttcagatgagagcaagttttgtatttcatttggaaaccaaggtcctagagtctggaggaagggtggagaagctcatagcccaagttgcttgaagtccagtgttaagtttccacagtccgtgatgatttggggtgcaatgtcatctgctggtgtaggtccattgtgttttttgaaaaccaaagtcactgcacccgtttaccaagaaattttggagcacttcatgcttccttctgctgaccagctttttaaagatgctgatttcattttccagcaggatttggcacctgcccacactgccaaaagcaccaaaagttggttaaatgaccatggtgttggtgtgcttgactggccagcaaactcaccagacctgaaccccatagagaatctatggggtattgtcaagaggaaaatgagaaacaagagaccaaaaaatgcagatgagatgaaggccactgtcaaagaaacctgggcttccataccacctcagcagtgccacaaactgatcacctccatgccacgccaaattgaggcagtaattaaagcaaaaggagcccctaccaagtattgagtacatatacagtaaatgaacatactttccagaaggccaacaattcactaaaaatgtttttttttattggtcttatgat contains:
- the LOC127455444 gene encoding gap junction alpha-1 protein-like, which codes for MGDWSVLGKLLDKVQAYSTVGGKVWLSVLFIFRILLLGTAVESAWGDEQSAFKCNTKQPGCKNVCYDKSFPISHVRFWVLQIIFVSMPTLLYLSHVVFLMHKEEKLNMKEEKLKDIQSKGGDVDVLLRKIETKKFKYGLEDHGKVKMRGGIFYTYIVSIVLKSVFEVGFLLIQWHLYGFKLSAVYTCQMFPCPHKVDCFLSRPTEKTIFIIFMLVVSLVSLALNVFEFFYVIFKRMKDQIKETEKNFDSASNIKTCPRNLYSYRYYTDSSAPVPNLRYNLDTGDKSNSSDNYDKQANEQNWTNFSTEQNQLGQRDYCHTQCFPYPEKVTLGKDLLLLKELEPRPSSRASSRARPDDLDI